From a single Lolium rigidum isolate FL_2022 chromosome 7, APGP_CSIRO_Lrig_0.1, whole genome shotgun sequence genomic region:
- the LOC124678688 gene encoding glyoxylate/hydroxypyruvate reductase HPR3-like, whose protein sequence is METTPQSPADEKPLVFLAQPLFPEFAAALAGRYRFVLAADADAATSAEARVLLVPGLAPVTAEHLARLPALELVAGTSVGVDHVDLGTCRSRGLSVTNAGPAFAVDSADYAVGLVVAVLRRVAAADAYVRRGRWAADGDYPLATKVSGKRVGIVGLGNIGSRVARRLAAFGCAVSYHSRSPKPSSPYTFVPALLDLAAGSDVLVLSCALTAETKHMVNREVMEALGKDGVLINVGRGGLVDEPELVRCLRDGALGGAGLDVYANEPAVPPELFDMDNVVLSDHRAVVTPESMRGVLEVITANLDAFFSGRPLVSPVQL, encoded by the exons ATGGAGACCACGCCGCAGTCGCCCGCCGACGAGAAGCCGCTGGTGTTCCTGGCGCAGCCGCTCTTCCCGGAGttcgccgccgcgctcgccggcCGCTACCGGTTCGTCCTCGCCGCGGACGCCGACGCGGCGACTTCTGCAGAGGCGAGGGTGCTGCTCGTGCCGGGGCTCGCGCCGGTCACTGCCGAACACCTGGCAAGGCTCCCTGCGCTGGAGCTCGTGGCGGGAACCTCCGTGGGAGTTGATCATGTGGATCTCGGTACGTGCCGGAGCCGCGGGCTCAGCGTGACCAACGCTGGGCCAGCGTTCGCCGTCGACTCGGCCGACTACGCCGTCGGCCTCGTCGTGGCCGTGCTCCGACGGGtggccgccgccgacgcgtaCGTCCGGAGAGGCAGGTGGGCGGCCGACGGCGACTACCCTCTCGCCACCAAG GTGAGCGGCAAACGGGTGGGGATCGTGGGGCTGGGCAACATCGGCTCCCGCGTCGCGCGTCGCCTCGCCGCCTTCGGCTGCGCCGTCTCCTACCACTCGAGGTCTCCCAAGCCTTCATCACCGTACACGTTCGTCCCCGCGCTGCTCGACCTCGCCGCCGGCAGCGACGTGCTGGTGTTGTCCTGCGCGCTGACGGCCGAGACGAAGCACATGGTGAACCGGGAGGTGATGGAGGCGCTGGGGAAGGATGGCGTCCTGATCAACGTCGGCCGCGGCGGCCTGGTGGACGAGCCGGAGCTGGTGAGGTGCCTGCGGGACGGCGCCCTCGGTGGCGCCGGGCTGGACGTGTACGCGAACGAGCCAGCCGTGCCGCCGGAGCTGTTCGACATGGACAACGTCGTGCTCTCGGATCACCGGGCCGTGGTCACGCCGGAGTCCATGCGTGGCGTGCTCGAGGTCATCACCGCCAACCTCGACGCCTTTTTCTCAGGGAGGCCGCTCGTCAGTCCTGTGCAGCTCTGA